ACAACTAAAGAGTTTTAATTTTGTAGCTTTTCCTATACATATGTACGTGTTCATTGtcaaatttgttcattttGCTTGCTCATACAATATGAACTGAATTCTTCTCTTTCTTATGTCAACAGTGCTCACTTGAGAATATGAACTGAATTATTTGCTTTCTTATGCCAACAGCATGTACAAAACACTTGAGAGATACCGCACCTGCAACTACAACTCACAGGAAGCAACACCTCCGGTGGAAAGTGAAGTAAGCCTCCCAAGTTCTTAATAACGACTTCCTTTATATAATGCCTTTCATACAAGAGAATAGATCAACACCAAAAGTTTTTCGACTAAAGGAGCATAGCATGCGCGTCCCCCTGACTCTAGTCTTGCTTCTACCCTTGTATAGTTGTTTTcggtttcttttcctttcttcttctttcttgtttttctttctatgACTCGCTTGGGTTCTGTTGTTGCCTTGTTTGTACTTTGCGCTTCTTGCGCTTTCTCCTTAATGGAAATGACACACCGCTCagcgtgttcgagaaaaaaaaatggagcatAGCTCCCGATTTCCTTAATGACAATAATTTCCATATGGTTAGCTAACTTTCTGATTGTAAACACAGATACATTTCTCTTCTAGCTAGATTAACGTTTTGTAGTGCACATTGTTGTATTGTGCCAAAACCAACAGTATTTCCTGATCTTTTGTCTAGAATGCATTTTTCCCCCTTAGATTTACATGACACGTTATTTTTACCAAGGTGGAAATATTATTCAGAACAATACTATATAAACGTTTTAGAATATTATTAGAAGACAGCGAAGACAGCTAGTGCCAAAAACAGCAGTATATGTTTGAGATATGTTTTGCTTGAGCAAAAAACAGCAGCCATGCGGAAAAAAACCTGGCTCGTTTTCGTTGCGTGGATGGCTGAATCAGGAGGGGGTGACCCCTTAACGGGTCGGTCAGAGAGTGACGCGGTGACGAAAACGGGTCAGGTTGGCCACGTGGCGTCTGACGAGTGGGTCCAAAAATACCATCAAACACCTTAATCCCTCCGGTTTAGGTTTTGTGAGAACGATTGTCTCAATAGTTGTGGTTTTCTGAGACTATTAACAACAaccgtggttttgtgaaaccATAGCCGCAAAAgatgtgattttgtgaaatttactcgtACGTTTTAGTGCCTCTTTTCCTCTGAGAATTATCTCACTTGAATAACATGTACTTTTCAttctttcttgttgaaatTAGATTAATTACCAGGAATATTTGAAACTGAAGACCAGAGTTGAATTCCTTCAAAGTTCACAAAGGTAATCTTAGAGATGGACTGGACAGTTACTTTTTCTGAATATATATTGCAATGCTGCTGTAACTTATAAGCCCTCGTTCTCATACTGTAGAAATATTCTTGGTGAGGATCTGGGTCCACTTAGCATGAAGGAGCTTGAGCAGATTGAGAACCAAATAGACATATCCCTCAAGCATATCAGGTCAAGAAAGGTAGAAAACTTGAACACCTCATGTCAGTAAGCTAAGGTTCACCAGCTTCAGATGTTTGCATTTTACATACGGATGCTGCTTCAAGTTTAAGCAGTTTTACGTATGGTTTCTGCTTCGGTACACCCTAATCCTCCAAACTCAAACATAAGAACAGCTGAGATTGCACCATATCCCTTTGGTAAGGAGGACACGATGGTCAATTCGAAATTTGTCATCCAAAGCAGTCCtcttgttttggttttgtaCAGTCTTAGTGAGAACTTATCTACTTCCGAACATTTAAATGGTGCTACTTCCATAGTTGTTAGGACGCTGTTACATAGTTTTCACCTAAATGTGTATGCCAATTATATCCGTGGGTTGCATCGCTTTGATAAAACGGCATGTCTTTGCAGAATCAAGTATTGCTTGACCAGCTATTTGACCTGAAAAACAAGGTAAATTAATGATGAAGTTCAGAAAATTTCCACCCCAAATTGTGCATGTTCTTTCTGTTAAGTGGCTGATAAAAATGATTTTCTGCAGGAGCAAGAATTGCAGGATCAAAACAAGGACCTAAGGAAGAAGGTAATATCACTGAtcttacaagttacaattttTATCCGTATATGTAACTTACTATgtttacccgcaaaaaaaaacttactaTGTTGCCAAAAAAATGCATGATGAAGTCATAAACAACTGtgcataaaaaaatgcatttgtTGTACTAATAAAAATAAGACAATTAATCCTAATGTGGCTAAATAAATATGGAGTACTATTTTAACACCTTTTTTCTTGTAACTGCCAGTTGCAAGACACCAGCTGTGGAGATAATGCCCTCCACATGTCCTGGCAAGATGGAGGGCAGAGTAGCTCTAGCGGGCATGGCAATATCGAGCCTTACCCGGCCGGACTGCTGCAACGCCCGGACAATGATTCTTCCATGCAAATTGGGTATGTCTTGATGCATGTCGATCCAGGATAAGCTGCCACATCTCTCCAATACACTAATTCTCCATGCAAATTACTTCCTCTTTTCCTCTGTAAAGGCATCACCCGGCCTACATGGATCAGCTGAACAACGAAGACATGGCTTCTCAGGACCCAAACGGACACCACGGAACTTCAGGCTGGATATGAGTGGTTCAGAGACGATTGGGTCAGAACAGGATGCGTGTATCGTTTCGTCCGTCAGTCTGGAGTCTTATGAATAACAGCGCGATAGATCCATTTATGTGGTCACTGGTCTATATATTGAGACTGCTAGCTCTTGGCATGCACTTCCCCAAACAATAAAAACAGTCGTGAATGATTCAAGTCGAGCAAGTGAGTGTGTTGTATGTCATTGTCGGTCCACGGACATTGCGTGGCCTGGCGTTGCGTACTGTATCTAATGTTATCTGGATATATTATATTCGTGTGTGCTGGATGTGTGGTAAGCACTATACGTTAATCGATCGAAATACCTACGTATGCTGATTAAGCTGCGTGTACGCTGATTATATGTTGGGAGGTCGAAACCTCTTTAGGCgcatctcaaaaaaaaaaaactctttagGCCTTGGttggtgttagtgtattttCTAGTCACTGgtgttttggtatttgagAGTTCTGGGTGCTCacccaaaactctcaaaaacccaaaatgagaagtgttttaatttgatacaaaatggagtgttttgtggAGGGAAACTAGAGATCTCCTCCAAACTTTTCCTACCAAACAATCATTTGATGTTACTAGTGTTTTTAACATGAAGTGGATAATAATTTAAAAAACACCCCAAAAACTATAGTAACAAACAAGGCCTTAGGCGTGTTACTTGTTTGCATGAGTACTTCAGCTAGGACGGCTGAGGAGAAACCTGGCAAGAAATACACTGGTTGTTTAGTTGCCTGGCATCTCGGCTCAACCAAGTGAGCGTGTGCTATATGCAAAACTGTTTACTCGGTCGTCctgtgaaaaataaaattctctAAAGGCCCGTTCGTTTACAGCAATCCCCGCAAGTATTGGAGTGGTTGTTTAGTTGCCTGGCATCTCGGCTCAACCAAGTGAGCGTGTGCTATATGCAAAACTGTTTACTCGGTCGTCctgtgaaaaataaaattctctAAAGGCCCGTTCGTTTACAGCAATCCCCGCAAGTATTGGAGTGGATTTAGGGGAAAGTAAGCTGAAATTTCGTGGTTCCCCGTTGATCCCCGTCGGGAAGGTCGACCTCAAATTTTCCTGGTAGACTTACACAGGACGCTGCTCGCGCAGTCGTGCCAACCCTGCTCATGGGCTGGGCCTTACACTGACCACTTCGCTGGCAGCCCAACAACTCGCGCTACAAGTCTCGTGTTCCaacatttttttccccaaaCCCCGAAAAACCCCACCATTGGTCCAAGAAGGGGAGCCATCGTCACCTCACGGAAGAAGCAACGGTTTGCTGGTTGTCGCCGCCCCCGGCCCACGCAGGCATGCAGCATACTGCTGCCTAGGCCGATTGTCACACACCAGAAGGTTAGATCGCTCATGGGTACTCATAAAAAGTTGTTCATCTGCCTTCACActttcctctaaaaaaaaatctgcctTCACACTTTTGTTCATATAGACCTAAAAAAAACCCgctaaaaaaatatagacCTAAGAAACATTC
This is a stretch of genomic DNA from Brachypodium distachyon strain Bd21 chromosome 1, Brachypodium_distachyon_v3.0, whole genome shotgun sequence. It encodes these proteins:
- the LOC100833825 gene encoding MADS-box transcription factor 1-like isoform X1, which produces MGRGKVEMKRIENKISRQVTFAKRRNGLLKKAYELSLLCDAEVALIIFSGRGRLFEFSSSSCMYKTLERYRTCNYNSQEATPPVESEINYQEYLKLKTRVEFLQSSQRNILGEDLGPLSMKELEQIENQIDISLKHIRSRKNQVLLDQLFDLKNKEQELQDQNKDLRKKLQDTSCGDNALHMSWQDGGQSSSSGHGNIEPYPAGLLQRPDNDSSMQIGHHPAYMDQLNNEDMASQDPNGHHGTSGWI
- the LOC100833825 gene encoding MADS-box transcription factor 1-like; the protein is MGRGKVEMKRIENKISRQVTFAKRRNGLLKKAYELSLLCDAEVALIIFSGRGRLFEFSSSSCMYKTLERYRTCNYNSQEATPPVESEINYQEYLKLKTRVEFLQSSQRNILGEDLGPLSMKELEQIENQIDISLKHIRSRKNQVLLDQLFDLKNKEQELQDQNKDLRKKLQDTSCGDNALHMSWQDGGQSSSSGHGNIEPYPAGLLQRPDNDSSMQIGTQTDTTELQAGYEWFRDDWVRTGCVYRFVRQSGVL